Proteins encoded together in one Streptomyces sp. NA04227 window:
- a CDS encoding GNAT family N-acetyltransferase, which translates to MPIRITPLTDPDRGTSSYRLAWLASDADAIPVGSAFLRLFTTEGQAHRAELDINVHPTERRTRIGSRLFDAAAAAARDNGRRCLAAQAEDGSPGDRFLAAHGFRRVLGLTYAQLTLNKADLTALSAVVDTPHPGYRLESWYGTVPDHLAQSFADSRRAMDDMPMDDADYGTVTWDVARVRAAARTIAERGDLLHTVVAVDTSAPSPNSIVGFTELVVPGDGKGEAQHYGTGVLPEHRGHGLGHWMKAESVLRARHDHPDLGTLITDTADSNTPMRRVNDSLGYEPTHKVLYYELTL; encoded by the coding sequence TTGCCCATCCGCATCACCCCACTGACCGACCCCGACCGCGGCACGTCCAGCTACCGCCTGGCGTGGCTCGCCTCCGACGCCGACGCGATCCCCGTCGGGTCGGCGTTCCTGCGACTGTTCACCACCGAGGGCCAGGCGCACCGCGCCGAACTGGACATCAACGTCCACCCCACCGAGCGGCGCACCCGTATCGGCTCACGCCTGTTCGACGCGGCGGCCGCGGCCGCGCGGGACAACGGCAGGCGCTGCCTCGCCGCCCAGGCCGAGGACGGATCCCCCGGCGACCGCTTCCTGGCCGCACACGGCTTCCGCCGCGTCCTCGGCCTCACCTATGCCCAACTGACCCTGAACAAGGCGGACTTGACTGCCCTAAGCGCGGTCGTCGACACCCCGCATCCCGGCTACCGCCTGGAATCCTGGTACGGCACGGTCCCCGACCACCTCGCCCAGAGCTTCGCCGACTCGCGCCGCGCCATGGACGACATGCCCATGGACGACGCCGACTACGGCACGGTCACCTGGGACGTGGCGCGCGTCCGCGCCGCCGCCCGCACCATCGCCGAGCGCGGCGATCTGCTCCACACCGTCGTCGCCGTCGACACCTCCGCGCCCTCCCCCAACTCCATTGTGGGTTTCACGGAGTTGGTGGTCCCCGGCGACGGCAAGGGCGAAGCCCAGCACTACGGCACCGGCGTCCTGCCCGAGCACCGCGGCCATGGACTCGGCCACTGGATGAAGGCCGAGTCCGTACTGCGCGCCCGCCACGACCACCCCGACCTGGGCACCCTGATCACCGACACCGCCGACAGCAACACCCCCATGCGGCGCGTCAACGACAGCCTCGGTTACGAGCCGACGCACAAGGTGCTCTATTACGAGCTCACTCTCTAG
- a CDS encoding class I SAM-dependent methyltransferase yields the protein MTEPAYLAAVRESYNTVAIDYAQLVKEPAELDPVTRAMLTAFAETVRVADRGPVADLGCGPGKITAHLAQLGVPVFGIDLSPKMIELARRAYPGLSFTVGSMTALEVRDDELGGVLAFYSAHHTPPEQLPTVFAEFHRTLAPGGHLMLAGYVGDDERLRPTQAYGGHPVSYESHLLPPDRIAALLTEAGLVLTAHLVQLPHEGLVRTVATFLARKPEDG from the coding sequence GTGACCGAACCCGCGTATCTCGCCGCAGTCCGGGAGTCGTACAACACCGTCGCCATCGATTACGCCCAACTGGTCAAGGAACCAGCGGAGTTGGACCCTGTCACCCGGGCGATGCTGACCGCGTTCGCCGAGACCGTGCGGGTGGCCGACCGGGGGCCGGTCGCGGATCTGGGATGCGGGCCGGGCAAGATCACGGCGCATCTGGCGCAGTTGGGGGTGCCGGTCTTCGGGATCGATCTGTCGCCGAAGATGATCGAGCTTGCGCGGCGGGCGTATCCGGGACTGAGTTTCACCGTGGGCTCGATGACCGCGCTGGAGGTCCGGGACGACGAACTCGGCGGCGTACTCGCGTTCTACTCCGCGCATCACACCCCGCCGGAGCAACTGCCCACCGTGTTCGCCGAGTTCCACCGCACGCTCGCCCCCGGCGGCCATCTGATGCTGGCCGGCTACGTCGGAGACGACGAGCGGCTGCGTCCGACACAGGCGTACGGAGGCCATCCGGTGTCCTACGAGTCCCACTTGCTGCCGCCGGACCGGATAGCCGCGCTGCTGACGGAGGCCGGGCTCGTCCTCACCGCCCACCTCGTGCAGTTGCCCCACGAGGGGTTGGTGAGGACGGTCGCCACGTTTCTGGCCCGGAAGCCCGAGGACGGCTAA
- a CDS encoding DUF397 domain-containing protein, with protein MGTGTWIPPNTTWRKSSYSGDSGGDCIECTPLGDVTWRKSSYSGNTGGECIEIAAQPCQIAIRDSKNPHGPVFTIGAAAFTAFTVAARQGAFEEPGAH; from the coding sequence ATGGGGACGGGAACGTGGATTCCGCCGAACACGACTTGGCGTAAGTCGAGTTACAGCGGCGACAGCGGCGGCGACTGCATCGAATGCACCCCGCTGGGTGACGTGACCTGGCGCAAGTCCAGCTACAGCGGCAACACCGGCGGCGAATGCATCGAAATCGCCGCCCAGCCCTGCCAAATCGCCATCCGCGACTCCAAGAACCCCCATGGCCCCGTCTTCACCATCGGAGCCGCCGCCTTCACCGCGTTCACCGTTGCGGCGCGGCAGGGTGCGTTCGAGGAGCCCGGCGCCCACTGA
- a CDS encoding Cof-type HAD-IIB family hydrolase, translating into MTTQSPAAPWPAEPKLIATDLDGTLLREDKTVSPRTVQALADAEAAGIDVFFVTGRPLRWMQPVQDYVHGHGLAICNNGAAVVDMSTDLDEHRFVKLRPLPRATALEVVERLRAALPGTSFAIERTGHGLQHEPTYPRIWVESHDIVAPAEKLLAEDFEGGDEPILKMLARHAVLDADTFMDLGRKAIGDTATLTRSSSSALLEISGPGVTKASTLEQCCADRGVEAAEVVAFGDMPNDIEMLRWVGAGYAMGNAHPAVVAAAPHQTLVNEEDGVAAVIEQILASR; encoded by the coding sequence GTGACCACACAGAGCCCTGCCGCGCCCTGGCCCGCCGAGCCCAAGCTGATCGCGACCGATCTTGACGGAACGTTGCTCCGTGAGGACAAGACCGTCTCACCTCGTACCGTCCAGGCCTTGGCCGACGCCGAGGCCGCCGGTATCGACGTCTTCTTCGTGACCGGACGGCCGCTGCGCTGGATGCAGCCCGTACAGGACTATGTGCACGGCCATGGCCTCGCCATCTGCAACAACGGTGCCGCCGTGGTCGACATGTCCACGGACCTGGACGAGCATCGCTTCGTCAAGCTGCGTCCGCTGCCCCGGGCGACCGCCCTGGAGGTGGTCGAGCGGCTGCGCGCGGCACTGCCCGGTACGAGCTTCGCCATCGAGCGCACCGGGCACGGGCTCCAGCACGAGCCCACGTATCCGAGGATCTGGGTGGAGTCGCACGACATCGTCGCCCCGGCCGAGAAGCTGCTCGCCGAGGACTTCGAGGGCGGCGACGAGCCGATCCTGAAGATGCTCGCGCGGCATGCCGTGCTCGACGCGGACACCTTCATGGACCTGGGCCGCAAGGCCATCGGGGACACCGCGACCCTGACCCGTTCCAGTTCGAGCGCGCTGCTCGAAATCAGCGGTCCCGGTGTCACGAAGGCGAGCACGCTCGAACAGTGCTGTGCGGACAGGGGAGTTGAGGCGGCCGAGGTCGTCGCCTTCGGGGACATGCCCAACGACATCGAGATGCTCCGCTGGGTGGGCGCCGGTTACGCGATGGGCAACGCCCACCCGGCCGTGGTGGCCGCCGCCCCGCATCAGACCCTCGTCAACGAGGAGGACGGCGTCGCCGCCGTCATCGAACAGATCCTGGCCTCCCGCTGA
- a CDS encoding DUF6585 family protein: MEHIHTEPPTSSVVALAGEWGFGGWLRTYASRQSWMYKKWRDWRLYLYDGGVVVTAPSGYEAAFDWGTSRVLQYLRTINGSDAHARYTLIDPYGDAVNIGPGANLLTQKWQERLGINSSLIGPPILGWGEWGEHIQLKITEAQLADVLGRIARGETAQFGPINADRHGLLTGEQEADWAEIDRVRLADGTVQVVAHNGELLLDGLHEIGFIPNLDLFLHVCEYFTARD, encoded by the coding sequence ATGGAGCACATCCACACCGAGCCGCCGACCTCGTCCGTTGTCGCTCTGGCCGGCGAGTGGGGCTTCGGCGGCTGGCTGCGGACGTACGCATCCCGCCAGAGCTGGATGTACAAGAAGTGGCGCGACTGGCGGCTGTATCTCTACGACGGAGGCGTGGTCGTCACGGCGCCCAGCGGCTACGAGGCCGCGTTCGACTGGGGTACGTCGCGGGTATTGCAGTACCTCCGCACCATCAACGGCTCGGACGCGCACGCCCGTTACACCCTGATCGACCCCTACGGCGACGCCGTGAACATCGGGCCGGGCGCGAATCTCCTGACGCAGAAGTGGCAGGAGCGCCTCGGCATCAACTCCTCCCTGATCGGCCCGCCGATCCTCGGCTGGGGGGAGTGGGGCGAGCACATCCAGCTCAAGATCACCGAGGCGCAGCTCGCGGATGTGCTCGGCCGTATCGCACGGGGCGAGACGGCACAGTTCGGCCCCATCAACGCCGACCGGCACGGCCTGCTCACCGGTGAGCAGGAGGCCGACTGGGCGGAGATCGACCGGGTCAGGCTGGCCGACGGTACGGTTCAAGTCGTCGCCCACAACGGCGAGTTACTCCTCGACGGGCTGCACGAGATCGGGTTCATCCCCAACCTCGACCTCTTCCTCCATGTCTGTGAGTACTTCACGGCGAGGGACTGA
- a CDS encoding helix-turn-helix transcriptional regulator: MVQIRQLDPDASPLHHFGAELRLRREAAQLTQAELGAKLFCTGSLVGQIETAHKVPTREFAERVDVTLKTGGDMGRLVGLVLRSQLPPWFQEYAGLEAKASYISTYQAQVVYGLLQTEAYARAVMGAPSPDNLDELVAARMERQRILDREAPAQLWVVLDEAVLYRPIGGQHVMWNQLAHLLSVHEQRRYVNVQVLPFSAGEHTALTGSFNVLRFEDDPDVFYTEDMASGHATANPDTLKESSLRYARLQAAALSVEKSAALISRVMEERYGDGNVDSAEHDLA; the protein is encoded by the coding sequence GTGGTACAGATCCGACAACTCGACCCGGACGCCTCACCCTTGCACCACTTCGGCGCCGAACTCCGCCTCCGCCGCGAGGCCGCTCAACTCACCCAGGCCGAACTCGGCGCCAAGCTCTTCTGCACCGGCTCCCTCGTCGGTCAGATTGAAACCGCCCACAAAGTTCCAACTCGGGAATTCGCCGAGCGCGTCGACGTCACGCTCAAGACGGGCGGAGACATGGGCCGCCTCGTCGGTCTCGTGCTGCGCAGCCAACTCCCGCCGTGGTTCCAGGAGTACGCGGGTCTGGAGGCGAAGGCGTCCTACATCTCCACCTACCAGGCGCAGGTGGTCTACGGGCTCTTGCAGACGGAGGCCTACGCGCGGGCGGTCATGGGAGCGCCGTCACCGGACAACCTCGACGAACTCGTGGCCGCACGCATGGAGCGGCAGCGAATCCTTGACCGTGAGGCCCCCGCTCAGCTCTGGGTGGTGCTGGACGAGGCGGTTCTGTACCGGCCAATCGGCGGCCAGCACGTCATGTGGAACCAGCTCGCCCATCTCCTGAGCGTCCACGAGCAGCGCCGGTACGTGAACGTGCAGGTGCTGCCGTTCTCGGCCGGGGAGCACACTGCGCTGACCGGTTCGTTCAACGTCCTGCGATTCGAGGACGACCCTGACGTCTTCTATACGGAGGACATGGCCTCGGGTCATGCGACTGCCAATCCAGATACTCTCAAGGAGAGTTCGCTCCGTTACGCTCGCTTGCAGGCCGCCGCGCTCTCCGTCGAGAAGTCCGCGGCACTGATCAGCCGCGTGATGGAGGAGCGTTATGGGGACGGGAACGTGGATTCCGCCGAACACGACTTGGCGTAA
- a CDS encoding class I SAM-dependent methyltransferase — MTDSRSAAWDTYSQSKPQRRQTNARGETTWFNWTQYPDHGPGADVLGLESGDSVLDLGCGSGGNVAHLAALGMKAVGIDLSAKQLDKARERWPDVEGMTLRQADALACFGDTSTPFDAVYSVFGAAWFTDPGLLLPLVHANLKPGGVFALSQRPPVEGCYGCQASYIPRGPEEDPAVVKRWDYEPDVWTLILKEHGYVDV, encoded by the coding sequence GTGACGGACTCTCGCAGCGCCGCATGGGACACCTACTCACAGAGCAAGCCTCAGCGGCGGCAGACCAATGCCAGGGGCGAGACCACATGGTTCAACTGGACCCAGTACCCGGACCACGGTCCCGGGGCCGACGTACTCGGCCTCGAATCCGGCGACAGTGTGCTCGACCTCGGATGCGGGTCCGGTGGGAACGTGGCTCATCTCGCGGCGCTCGGCATGAAGGCCGTGGGGATCGATCTCTCCGCCAAGCAGCTCGACAAGGCACGCGAGCGGTGGCCCGATGTGGAGGGGATGACACTCCGCCAGGCCGATGCCCTCGCCTGCTTCGGAGACACGAGCACACCCTTCGACGCGGTCTACAGCGTGTTCGGTGCCGCCTGGTTCACCGATCCGGGGCTGCTGCTGCCGCTCGTGCACGCGAACCTCAAGCCAGGGGGAGTGTTCGCGCTCTCCCAACGCCCCCCGGTCGAAGGGTGCTACGGCTGCCAGGCGTCGTACATCCCCCGCGGCCCTGAGGAGGACCCCGCGGTCGTCAAACGGTGGGACTACGAACCCGATGTGTGGACGCTGATCCTCAAGGAACACGGCTACGTGGATGTATGA
- a CDS encoding PQQ-binding-like beta-propeller repeat protein, which yields MRVLADRYELVSFVGRGGMGEVWEGRDRVIGRRVAVKLLPHQRGAGSSELFFREARTAGGLNHRGVVTVHDMGQDPSDGTLFLVMEYVAGRDLSAVLHEDGPPPVAAALDWAAQAAAALAAAHEAGVVHRDLKPANLMLTTGGEIKVLDFGIARFMATTDKSSQVMGSLAYMAPERFDEHPGDAQSDLYSFGCVLHELLTGEAPFTTSGAVATMTAHLRGTPEAPGRRREGVPSEVDALTLRLLAKEAAERPESARRVHEELRALAAGAPPASAVSTASSGSAPASAPVPSSPPAPSSPPAPSFAPAGASAPTPVPTAAVAEVNSAAAVAPAVPVVSPAASLAPPSAPEMPQTPPPSAAPASGSGGGQHVHHLPTQTAVPRRPTEGPAAGGGRQLLTRRRALWLALGVGAVAVAGAGGAVALLGDEGEKKPEASGDKGAGSRKPSGPPAPARKPWALRQETVIPCPPVLSGRVLYFSDGGMVCGLDALTGTQQWETPMESDANQFTVAGGLLYIGDEEGHLRALTVDGGVPKWKFPTGDRVRSRPVVADGTVYFASLDKQVYAVDAVRGTKKWSFPAGEEIYCSPIVRDGTVYIGVDGDDRTLYALDAEKGTKKWAYRVDVGFPKQPATTGDLVFSTGNDQSLYAVSISDGTKKWSLPLKGKPGTPDYYDASPPSADGDMVYVGGLDAVHALTAADGREKWSYPGLVEPSTPVLVDGTVYVSDLGDPEGTVYALDAKSGTERWSTPTGASLDSMTLHNAPVLGHGLVYVTNENGLHALDAATGQGPEGMGTEG from the coding sequence GTGCGGGTCCTCGCGGACAGGTACGAGCTGGTGTCGTTCGTCGGGCGCGGCGGAATGGGTGAGGTCTGGGAAGGGCGGGACCGGGTCATCGGGCGCCGGGTGGCCGTCAAGCTGTTGCCGCACCAACGGGGCGCCGGGAGCTCGGAGTTGTTCTTCCGCGAGGCGCGGACCGCGGGCGGACTGAACCACCGGGGCGTCGTCACCGTTCACGACATGGGGCAGGACCCGTCGGACGGCACGCTGTTCCTCGTCATGGAGTACGTGGCGGGCCGGGACCTGTCCGCCGTACTGCACGAGGACGGGCCGCCCCCGGTGGCGGCGGCACTGGACTGGGCCGCACAGGCCGCCGCCGCGCTCGCCGCGGCCCACGAGGCCGGGGTCGTGCACCGGGACCTGAAGCCCGCCAACCTCATGCTGACGACCGGCGGCGAGATCAAGGTCCTCGACTTCGGCATCGCCCGCTTCATGGCCACTACCGACAAGTCGAGCCAGGTGATGGGCTCCCTGGCGTACATGGCCCCCGAACGCTTCGACGAACACCCGGGCGACGCCCAGTCCGACCTGTACTCCTTCGGTTGCGTACTGCACGAACTCCTCACCGGGGAAGCGCCATTCACCACTTCGGGCGCCGTCGCGACGATGACCGCGCATCTGCGCGGTACGCCCGAGGCGCCGGGACGCAGGCGCGAGGGTGTGCCGAGTGAAGTGGACGCTCTTACGTTGCGGTTGCTGGCCAAGGAGGCCGCCGAGCGGCCGGAGTCGGCGAGGCGGGTGCACGAGGAACTGCGCGCGTTGGCTGCGGGGGCTCCTCCCGCATCCGCGGTTTCGACGGCCTCCTCGGGTTCGGCGCCTGCCTCGGCTCCGGTGCCTTCCTCGCCTCCCGCCCCTTCCTCGCCTCCCGCGCCTTCCTTTGCTCCGGCCGGGGCATCCGCACCAACCCCCGTACCCACCGCGGCTGTTGCGGAGGTGAATTCCGCGGCTGCGGTCGCGCCAGCGGTCCCGGTCGTTTCCCCGGCGGCTTCGCTCGCTCCTCCCTCGGCTCCCGAGATGCCGCAGACCCCTCCGCCGTCTGCGGCACCCGCGTCGGGCAGCGGCGGCGGACAGCACGTACACCATCTGCCGACGCAGACCGCCGTACCGCGGCGCCCCACCGAAGGACCGGCGGCGGGTGGTGGGCGTCAACTGCTCACCCGTAGGCGGGCGTTGTGGCTCGCGCTGGGGGTCGGGGCGGTGGCGGTCGCGGGGGCCGGTGGGGCCGTCGCCCTGCTCGGCGACGAGGGGGAGAAGAAGCCGGAGGCGTCCGGCGACAAGGGCGCCGGGAGCCGGAAGCCGAGCGGGCCGCCCGCTCCCGCGCGCAAGCCCTGGGCGCTGCGGCAGGAGACGGTCATCCCGTGTCCTCCGGTGCTGTCCGGCCGGGTGCTCTACTTCAGCGACGGCGGCATGGTGTGCGGCCTGGACGCGCTCACCGGGACGCAGCAGTGGGAAACACCGATGGAATCGGACGCGAACCAATTCACCGTCGCAGGTGGCCTGTTGTACATCGGGGACGAGGAAGGCCATCTCCGGGCGCTGACCGTCGACGGCGGCGTACCGAAGTGGAAGTTCCCCACCGGCGACCGGGTGCGCTCCAGGCCCGTCGTCGCGGACGGGACGGTGTACTTCGCGAGCCTCGACAAGCAGGTCTACGCGGTGGACGCGGTACGCGGCACCAAGAAGTGGAGCTTCCCGGCGGGCGAGGAGATCTACTGCTCGCCGATCGTGCGCGACGGCACGGTCTACATCGGCGTCGACGGCGACGACCGGACCCTCTACGCCCTCGACGCCGAGAAGGGCACCAAGAAGTGGGCCTACCGTGTCGACGTCGGCTTTCCGAAGCAGCCCGCGACCACCGGTGACCTGGTCTTCTCGACCGGCAACGACCAGAGCCTGTACGCCGTTTCGATCTCCGACGGCACCAAGAAGTGGTCCCTGCCACTCAAGGGCAAGCCGGGCACGCCCGACTACTACGACGCCTCACCGCCGTCGGCGGACGGGGACATGGTCTACGTCGGCGGCCTCGACGCCGTACATGCCCTGACCGCCGCCGACGGCCGCGAGAAGTGGTCCTACCCGGGTCTCGTCGAGCCCTCCACGCCCGTCCTCGTGGACGGCACGGTCTACGTCAGCGACCTGGGCGACCCGGAGGGCACCGTCTACGCACTCGACGCGAAGTCCGGCACCGAGCGCTGGTCCACCCCGACCGGCGCCAGCCTCGACAGCATGACCCTGCACAACGCGCCCGTCCTCGGCCACGGTCTCGTCTACGTCACCAACGAGAACGGCCTCCATGCCCTTGATGCCGCGACGGGGCAGGGGCCGGAGGGGATGGGAACGGAGGGGTGA
- a CDS encoding LLM class flavin-dependent oxidoreductase, whose protein sequence is MRLSTVILPTRRWHQGGRDLWQRAEDLGFHAAYTYDHLAWRYPFRDGPWFGAVPTLTAAAGATTRLRLGTLVSSPNFRHPVTLAKELISLDDISEGRITLGIGAGSNGFDATTLRPKDAEPWSPRERADRFGEFVPLLDRLLTEPAEVTHEGTFYAATEARNVPGCVQLPRLPFAIAATGPRGLRLAARYGQAWVTTGDPKLYEDGTPEQSVEAIRRQAEKLDAACAELGRDTGDLDRVLLTGFTPDRARPLASLDAFVDFAGRHRDLGFTELVVHWPIPDTDFAADQQVFERIATEAVAQLG, encoded by the coding sequence ATGCGCCTCAGCACCGTCATCCTCCCCACCCGCCGCTGGCACCAGGGCGGCCGTGACCTGTGGCAACGGGCCGAGGACCTCGGCTTCCACGCCGCCTACACCTACGACCACCTGGCCTGGCGCTACCCCTTCCGGGACGGTCCGTGGTTCGGGGCGGTGCCGACGCTGACGGCCGCCGCGGGCGCCACCACGCGCCTGCGACTGGGCACGCTGGTCAGCTCGCCCAACTTCCGGCACCCGGTCACCCTGGCCAAGGAACTGATCTCGCTCGACGACATCTCCGAAGGGCGGATCACGCTCGGCATCGGCGCGGGGTCCAACGGTTTCGACGCGACCACGCTGCGCCCGAAGGACGCCGAGCCCTGGTCGCCCCGCGAACGGGCCGACCGCTTCGGCGAGTTCGTGCCCCTGCTCGACCGGCTCCTGACCGAACCGGCCGAGGTCACCCACGAGGGCACGTTCTACGCGGCCACCGAGGCGCGCAACGTCCCCGGCTGCGTCCAGCTCCCGCGCCTGCCGTTCGCCATCGCCGCCACCGGCCCGCGCGGGCTGCGGCTCGCCGCCCGGTACGGGCAGGCGTGGGTGACCACGGGCGACCCGAAGCTGTACGAGGACGGCACCCCCGAGCAGTCCGTCGAAGCGATCCGCCGCCAGGCCGAGAAGCTGGACGCCGCCTGCGCCGAACTGGGCCGCGACACAGGCGACTTGGACCGCGTCCTGCTGACCGGCTTCACCCCGGACCGCGCCCGCCCCCTCGCCTCCCTCGACGCCTTCGTCGACTTCGCGGGCCGCCACCGGGACCTGGGCTTCACCGAACTCGTCGTCCACTGGCCGATCCCTGACACCGACTTCGCCGCGGACCAGCAGGTCTTCGAGCGGATCGCGACGGAGGCGGTGGCGCAGCTCGGCTGA
- a CDS encoding pyridoxamine 5'-phosphate oxidase family protein, translated as MTQRPAPRPLSDEALSSLLGRQQFGTLATVKRSGHPHLTTMVYSWDPEARIVRFSTTADRVKVAHLRHNPRAALHVPGGDVWSFAVAEGEALVSEITTVPGDAVGRELLGMIPPDGRPEDEAAFLEELVAERRMVIRLKVDRLYGTALDIDG; from the coding sequence ATGACTCAACGACCAGCACCTCGTCCACTGTCCGACGAAGCCCTCTCCAGCCTGCTGGGCCGGCAGCAGTTCGGCACGCTCGCCACCGTCAAGCGCAGTGGCCACCCCCATCTGACGACCATGGTGTACAGCTGGGACCCCGAAGCCCGCATCGTGCGGTTCTCGACGACGGCGGACCGGGTCAAGGTCGCGCATCTGCGGCACAATCCGCGTGCCGCGCTGCACGTACCGGGCGGCGACGTGTGGTCGTTCGCCGTCGCCGAAGGCGAGGCCCTGGTCTCCGAGATCACGACGGTTCCCGGCGACGCGGTGGGGCGGGAGCTGCTCGGGATGATCCCGCCGGACGGGAGGCCCGAGGACGAAGCCGCTTTCCTGGAGGAGCTGGTCGCCGAGCGCCGGATGGTCATCCGGCTGAAGGTGGACCGGCTGTACGGCACGGCACTCGACATCGACGGATAG
- a CDS encoding ATP-binding protein, whose protein sequence is MPERDTPRALRAPYVSHDSREALVVLHPEGAVATTYRIRLTVGDHSAGHLRRILRHYLDAWSLPDLAPAAELALTELLANVVRHVPDRLCALWFRRHGEGVRVEVTDGSPELPQVRAAGPLDEGGRGLRLVEAVTDRWGVEPCGFGEQAYWGLGEEGKPGKTVWFECVREGGAGTVSGTGTLRVVDAWQ, encoded by the coding sequence GTGCCCGAACGCGATACCCCGCGCGCCCTTCGCGCCCCCTACGTCTCTCACGACTCCCGTGAGGCACTGGTGGTCCTGCACCCCGAGGGTGCCGTCGCGACGACGTACCGCATCCGCCTGACGGTGGGCGACCACTCGGCCGGCCACCTGCGCCGCATCCTCCGCCACTACCTGGACGCCTGGTCCCTGCCGGACCTCGCCCCGGCGGCGGAACTCGCCCTCACCGAACTCCTGGCGAACGTCGTACGGCACGTACCGGATCGCCTCTGCGCCCTGTGGTTCCGCCGCCACGGCGAGGGCGTACGCGTCGAAGTGACCGATGGATCACCGGAGTTGCCGCAGGTGCGGGCGGCCGGTCCGCTGGACGAGGGCGGGCGCGGGCTGCGCCTGGTGGAGGCGGTCACCGACCGCTGGGGAGTCGAGCCGTGCGGCTTCGGGGAGCAGGCGTACTGGGGGCTGGGCGAGGAGGGGAAGCCGGGAAAGACGGTGTGGTTCGAGTGCGTACGGGAGGGCGGGGCGGGCACGGTGAGCGGCACCGGGACGCTGCGGGTGGTCGACGCGTGGCAGTGA